Part of the Lutra lutra chromosome 4, mLutLut1.2, whole genome shotgun sequence genome is shown below.
TCCCATccttaaaataaggagaaatCTCATTTCTctaataggcaaaaaaaaaaaaaaaaaacaaccctggcAAGATtaatctagattttaaaaagggaaggtcaaagagggagtcaagatggcaacAGAGTAGGGGACcttgtttcatctggtccctcaaatttagctggatatctatcaaaccattctgaagtgggaaacagagacagaagaaaaattattaactttCCTTACTCACTGGCAAACCCTTAAAACAGgcatagtggggcacctgggtggctcagtaggttgggccgccgccttcggctcgggtcatgatctcagggtcctgggatcaagccccgcattgggctctctgctcatcgggaagcttgcttcccttcctctctctctgcctgcctctctgcctgcttgtgatctctctctgtcaaataaataaatgaaatctttaaaaaaaaaaacagggatagTGTCATTCCTCTAGAGACTCAATTACCTCCACCTAGAGGCTTTCttaagggcaaagggcaatcctagcctgagCTATCCCTACcaccaaccaggatcctgtaagttcTACTTTAACAATTCATTTGGAATCTTTAtatctaaaccctccaagatacatgttgacaatcattcccaagaatatggcccactgatatacatctacaAGGTCTCACGgaaaaggttttattactggtaatgaataacctttttcccaacaatagctagcccctcgaggtcctggaaaccttgcttccaagattccttagagacttatgccatCCCAAActccctcccaacttgcaagcatataatggaccactcctcacaaccccagggcagcagctctttctgcccactggtcctgtccctgtactttaataaaccaccatttttcACCAAGAactcaagaattatttcttgtCCATTGGTTCCAAACTCTACATCATTGAACCTTAGCTACATTCTAAGACTTCATCAATTCTGAACACACACAAATTCAATCTGAGATATAAGAAGAtttatctggatctctacaagcagaaaaaaaaaactgcttttttaaatttcttttcagcgtaacagaattcattgcttatgcaccacacccagtgctccatgcaatacgtgccattcataatacccaccacctggttcccccaacctcccacccccaccccttcaaaaccctcagattgtttttcagagtccatagtctctcatggttcatctccccttccattttccctcaactcccttctcctctccatctccccatgtcctccatgctatttgttatgctccacaaataagtgaaaccatatgataattgactctgcctgacttatttcactcagcttaatctcctccagtcccgtccatgttgatacaaaagttgggtattcatcctttctgatggagacataatactccatagtgtatatggaccaaatcttccttatccattcgtccgttgaagggcatcttggttctttccacagtttggcgaccatggccattgctgctataaacattggggtacagatggcccttcttttcactacatctctatctttggggtaaatatccagtagtgcaagacaggaaacaatgtgtgttggagaggatgtggagaaaggggaaccctcttacactgttggtgggaatgcaagttggtgcagccactttggagaacagtgtggagattcctgaagaaattaaaaatagagcttccctattaccctgcaatggcactactgggtatttacagatgtagtgaaaaaaacaACTACTTTTTTGCAAGGTAGGAATTGCAAGAGTTGCAACTCCTGGAGTTGAATCTTTGGGGGATATATTAGAAGATaaatgggtggagggagggagccccCATAAGCTGACCACCAGAAAGTGATATAACACCAAAGTACAAAATCAGGATCCATAGAAACCTGCTCCAGTTGGgttgcctgggtgtcttagttggctgggcatctgccttcagcttgtgtcatgatctcagggtcctgggatggagctcctgtTGGGCTCCTAacctggtggggagtctgcttctccctctgcccctctgtctgcttgtgcatgtggtctctctctctctctctctctcaaataaataaataaaatcttttttaaaacaaggaaataaatcagCTCCAGTGAGAGACATCCCTTTCTGAAAAGGGCACAGGAATGAATagggcagaattctaggtggaTCATTGTGGTCTCAGGATTCCAAGACActcagaaagaaagggagagcctgggagagaagatggtggggaagtaggaggaggcactgtttcaacctgtaccctaaagtgagctgattacctaccaaagaactccgatcagccatgaaatcagcctgagatcagaattatacacgtctggatctctacaggggcagaagatgccagtgggcaggtaaagtggagtgggaatgtcggactgatatcggaagatacacaaaagggggagggagccaccagaggagactgattggaaagtaatacccctaatatgagaGTAGCATtaactggggaccagcattaacttggagactggttgaaagcactccaaaagagcaaaggatcacagggcgggggggggggggggggtgtgggaaattgtgggaatcggggtggctagggacaggggcttaagtccccggacacaggacagcctcccctggcactgagccagagagagtgtggcagagaaacaaggtcttggtccctgagccaccagcgcaccTGAGAACGCGTGGGGTCTGGCTCCgggaaggggctgggagcctcgccagatgaCAGAACAGCAAGCCATGCTAACATGGCAatctcaaaacaataaaaacacaggTATGCATTCAAACCTTgcataaataacttttaaacaaTTTGTACAAAAATAGTTCTGCATAATGTAAGAtgtaacaaaaccaaacaaacaaaaaatgtcacGACTGCAGCAGATGTGGCGTGTGGTCCGCTGAATGTTGACACCGACCCCCAGAGCTGCAAGGAACAAGGTGTCCAAAACGAAAACACCACCACCCACGAAACTCCTAAGCTCATGCTTCAGTAAGAGAATTTCTTCGAAGTCTGTCCTCCTCTCCGGCAGGAATGTCTTCTTGGTAAAGGCCGCCTTTAGAAATGGTCCAGAAAGCAGTGCGGTTGTAGTTCGGAGAGACTGAAGGGGGAGTGTCCAGTTCACTCCTCCCCCAAACAGGAGCCAGGACGGCTTCTCCCTCAGCAAGATTGCCCTTGGACTAACTCAGTTTCTGTAGGATTTTTTCTTCCACTTGCCCAAACTGGACACTCACAGACATTTCAGCTATGAACTGCTCACAGACTTCCTTGGTAACCTGCTTGCAGTACCTCAGGTCAATATGACAGATATTTCCACAGCGTTTGAAGAAGGACAGGCACTGGTCAGTAACCTTATTGCAGTCTGATAGGTTGATTTCAGTTAAGGAGTCTCGGGTGGTGGTGCCCACGGCAGTGAGCAGGTTGATGGACTGGTCGGTCACGTGATTACAGTAACTAAGGTGGAGCTTGGAGAGCAGGGGCATGTGGTGGATGATGAGCCGCAGGGAGGCATCCGTGATGTACAGGCCCGCTAGACGCAGCTCCACAATGTTCCCGAGCTTGCTCCGGTTGTCCATCTGACCTGGCCTTTTATCTGTGGGTGGGGACAGGAGATCCCGCATCTGGGCATCCTTTAGTCCTTCACCCACTGGACATCCAGGGTCCGGAGCAGTGGACAGCTAGAGCTACAGAGAGCTGAGACCACGATCCATGAGCAGCCCGACAGCACCAGGTCTCGGAGCCCAGGCAACCGGTTGATGAGCCAGCTCAGCTGTTTCTTGGAGATATTGGTCCAGCTGAGGTCCAGGGAGACAGGCTGCCGCCGGATGATGCCGCTCAGCATCAGGGGTGTGACGGACTTGCAGTGGTTCAGATCGATGCGGGTCCACAACCGCTTGTCGCAGCACCAGCGGTTCCAGGTCCTGCAGACCCGCATGCAGACACACAAGTCTTGGTGGCTGAGGTAGCTGAAGATGGCCATCCACACCTCCCTGTGCATGACATGGGCCGCCCCATCATCCAGGGGCAGTGAGTCAGGTGGGGGGCTGATGGGGGGTGGCCGAATCACGTGCTGCTCCATCTGGATGCACTTGGGCGGGGACACGGAGGGAGGGGGCCGGGAGATGACACGGGGTGGGCTGCGTAGGCCGGGCCCCAGGTGCCGCAGCTCCTGGGGAAGGCCGGTGAGCCCCTTGCTGAAGCAGTGGGGGCGCTCGCAGAGGCCCAGGGGCCGCTTGGGCTCCTCACTCTCACTCTCGGGCTCTGACTTGATGGGCTGGTGGTTCTCGTTGGCCA
Proteins encoded:
- the LOC125099193 gene encoding LOW QUALITY PROTEIN: lysine-specific demethylase 2B-like (The sequence of the model RefSeq protein was modified relative to this genomic sequence to represent the inferred CDS: inserted 1 base in 1 codon); translation: MALANKPLQRFKQEPEDDLPEAPPKVRESDHSRSSSPTTGPSTEVAEGPQEKKKVKIRRKRRFPTKDLSKELNQEIQKTENSLANENHQPIKSEPESESEEPKRPLGLCERPHCFSKGLTGLPQELRHLGPGLRSPPRVISRPPPSVSPPKCIQMEQHVIRPPPISPPPDSLPLDDGAAHVMHREVWMAIFSYLSHQDLCVCMRVCRTWNRWCCDKRLWTRIDLNHCKSVTPLMLSGIIRRQPVSLDLSWTNISKKQLSWLINRLPGLRDLVLSGCSWIVVSALCSSSCPLLRTLDVQWXEGLKDAQMRDLLSPPTDKRPGQMDNRSKLGNIVELRLAGLYITDASLRLIIHHMPLLSKLHLSYCNHVTDQSINLLTAVGTTTRDSLTEINLSDCNKVTDQCLSFFKRCGNICHIDLRYCKQVTKEVCEQFIAEMSVSVQFGQVEEKILQKLS